A region from the Leptospira venezuelensis genome encodes:
- a CDS encoding nitrous oxide reductase accessory protein NosL, with translation MFRTRTSLSVIILSLLVSVSVFCSKREPILPEFGRELCAHCSMAIVDKRFHAQLLTEKGRRYYFDSIECSHSFKESARYSSGSVWYADFENPDKMLPEETAVLVISSELRSPMGEGLAAFSSMDRAKDFLNTHKGSIWTRNNEKDH, from the coding sequence ATGTTTCGAACTAGGACAAGTTTGTCAGTGATCATCTTGTCCTTATTAGTATCGGTATCGGTTTTCTGTTCCAAACGAGAACCGATACTTCCCGAATTCGGGAGAGAACTTTGCGCACACTGTTCCATGGCAATCGTTGACAAACGTTTTCATGCACAGTTGTTAACGGAAAAGGGGAGAAGATATTATTTCGATTCTATTGAATGTTCTCATTCTTTTAAAGAGTCCGCGAGATATTCTTCCGGATCTGTATGGTATGCAGATTTTGAAAATCCGGACAAAATGCTTCCGGAAGAAACAGCAGTATTAGTCATTTCATCAGAGTTGCGTTCGCCTATGGGAGAAGGACTCGCTGCATTCTCCTCTATGGATCGAGCAAAAGATTTTTTGAATACGCATAAAGGCTCTATCTGGACTCGAAACAATGAAAAAGATCATTGA
- a CDS encoding FAD-binding dehydrogenase, producing the protein MEDKQKEKTSLSTEVLVIGAGLAGIVLTLDLLDAGKRVILVDRDSEDQLGGLARLSFGGIFMVDTPIQRWNGIKDSVSLALSDWNSTAEFSKEDRFPKLWAQEYVNRSLEDIFYYLKGKSVGFFPVVHWVERGMFKPGNSVPRFHMVWGTGDGLISALKRNLYSHKNLNRLRFLFGTRAKELIRSGKRIQGCIAESETDGRRYEIFAEHTVLASGGIAGDMKKIRKHWPKSLGKPPEIILNGSHKFAIGDLHTASAKVGANVTHLDKMWNYAAGVHHPDPKWEGEGLSLVPPKSALWLNSKGERIGPIPLVTGFDTRYLVERICAQEEKFSWQIMNWKIAVKELAVSGSEFNDSIRNKDFLGFLKTVFLGNESFIKKISSECPDFVVADSVAELVEGMNQLNEDHSINADRLERTIMEYDEMIERGEAFHNDDQLRRITQLRNYRGDRARTCKFQKILDRKAMPLIAIREFILTRKSMGGIQTDLRSRVLDSKGSPIEGLYAVGEAAGFGGGGIHGKGALEGTFLGSCILTSRIAARSIIKP; encoded by the coding sequence ATGGAAGATAAGCAGAAGGAAAAAACATCATTATCTACGGAAGTCTTGGTGATTGGAGCCGGCCTTGCCGGTATCGTTCTCACTTTGGATCTATTAGATGCTGGAAAGAGAGTGATCTTGGTAGATCGCGATTCTGAAGACCAATTAGGAGGGCTTGCCCGACTTTCTTTTGGTGGGATCTTTATGGTTGATACTCCGATCCAAAGATGGAATGGGATAAAAGATAGTGTTTCTTTAGCTCTTTCAGATTGGAATTCCACTGCTGAATTTTCAAAAGAAGATAGGTTCCCGAAACTTTGGGCCCAGGAATACGTTAACCGATCTTTGGAAGATATATTCTATTATCTTAAGGGAAAATCCGTTGGCTTCTTTCCAGTTGTACATTGGGTGGAAAGAGGAATGTTCAAACCAGGAAATAGTGTTCCTAGATTCCATATGGTTTGGGGAACAGGAGACGGCCTGATCTCCGCATTAAAGAGAAATTTATACTCACATAAAAATCTGAATCGACTTCGTTTTTTATTTGGAACTCGTGCCAAGGAACTGATCCGCTCTGGAAAAAGGATACAAGGCTGTATCGCAGAATCTGAAACAGACGGAAGAAGATACGAGATCTTCGCAGAACATACCGTGCTCGCTAGCGGCGGAATTGCAGGAGACATGAAGAAGATCAGAAAACATTGGCCAAAGTCTCTTGGAAAACCACCTGAGATCATATTGAACGGTTCCCACAAATTTGCAATTGGAGATCTTCATACTGCTTCCGCCAAGGTAGGAGCGAATGTAACTCATTTGGATAAAATGTGGAATTATGCTGCAGGAGTTCACCATCCAGATCCAAAATGGGAAGGAGAAGGACTCAGCTTGGTTCCTCCTAAGTCTGCTCTTTGGTTGAATTCAAAGGGAGAAAGGATCGGGCCAATCCCTTTGGTCACTGGGTTTGATACTAGGTATCTTGTGGAAAGGATCTGTGCTCAAGAAGAGAAGTTTTCTTGGCAGATCATGAATTGGAAAATTGCAGTTAAAGAACTTGCTGTTTCAGGTTCAGAATTTAACGACTCGATCCGCAATAAAGACTTCTTAGGATTTTTGAAAACTGTCTTTTTGGGGAATGAATCTTTTATAAAAAAGATCAGCTCCGAATGTCCCGATTTTGTAGTGGCTGATTCAGTTGCGGAACTGGTAGAGGGGATGAACCAGCTGAATGAAGATCACTCCATCAATGCAGATCGATTGGAAAGAACAATCATGGAATATGATGAGATGATTGAAAGAGGGGAAGCATTCCATAACGATGATCAACTCAGAAGGATCACACAACTTAGAAATTATCGTGGAGATCGTGCTCGTACCTGTAAATTCCAAAAAATCTTAGATCGCAAAGCAATGCCTCTCATTGCAATACGTGAATTTATACTTACCAGAAAGTCAATGGGAGGGATCCAAACGGATCTAAGATCGAGAGTTTTGGATTCGAAAGGATCTCCTATTGAGGGCCTGTATGCGGTCGGAGAAGCCGCTGGCTTCGGTGGTGGAGGAATCCACGGAAAAGGCGCTCTTGAAGGAACCTTCTTAGGAAGTTGTATACTTACTTCCAGAATTGCCGCTCGTTCTATTATAAAACCTTAA
- a CDS encoding ABC transporter ATP-binding protein → MIQVKNLTVQYGKSIAVRGISFEAEAGNILSLIGPNGSGKSSVLKSIVGLVNPVHGHIEFKKEEGNANYRIGYMPQAPLFPKNVKVSELVDFLKKLESSDSKEFQELFDLLGLKDYENIKFGSLSGGTKQKVNILQCFSSRKPIYIVDEPTASLDPYISNLLKEILLRKKREGALIIFSTHILSEVEEVADRFLLMSEGSLLIDDSPVNFVKIKDKGNLQNTLMEFWNTKYSEKR, encoded by the coding sequence ATGATACAGGTAAAAAATTTAACCGTTCAATATGGAAAATCAATCGCCGTTAGAGGAATTTCTTTCGAAGCAGAAGCAGGTAATATTCTATCTTTGATTGGCCCAAATGGCTCTGGTAAAAGTTCGGTTCTCAAAAGTATCGTAGGTTTAGTAAATCCAGTCCATGGACATATAGAATTTAAGAAAGAAGAAGGGAATGCTAACTATAGAATCGGATATATGCCCCAGGCTCCTTTATTTCCTAAGAATGTAAAGGTGTCCGAGCTTGTAGATTTTTTGAAAAAACTAGAATCTTCCGATTCGAAAGAGTTTCAGGAATTATTTGATCTACTTGGTTTAAAGGATTATGAAAATATAAAGTTTGGGTCTTTATCTGGAGGAACAAAACAAAAAGTAAATATACTGCAATGTTTTTCAAGTCGAAAGCCTATTTATATAGTGGATGAACCGACTGCAAGCTTAGATCCTTATATTTCGAATCTTCTAAAAGAAATTTTGCTTAGAAAAAAGAGAGAAGGAGCTTTGATTATTTTTTCAACACATATCTTAAGCGAGGTGGAAGAGGTTGCAGATCGTTTTTTACTAATGTCAGAAGGTTCTTTATTGATCGATGATTCACCTGTAAATTTTGTAAAGATAAAAGATAAAGGTAATCTTCAGAACACTTTAATGGAATTTTGGAATACTAAGTATTCGGAAAAAAGATGA
- a CDS encoding copper resistance protein CopD encodes MSFLFMYFVALLFHFFAAAFWVGGMLFFVLIFRPVYKDKELSDVKTLLLLKIALQFRKLSYYVFIILICSGLSIAYLKGYFEVYSQFSYWVSAHGSIFLAKMILFILLLLSSILHDFLIGPTAFKDMEQGVRSDSRSRKYASIFGRINLLVSLLIAVLGLAYSRGFTF; translated from the coding sequence TTGAGCTTTCTTTTCATGTATTTTGTAGCTCTGTTATTTCACTTTTTCGCCGCCGCCTTTTGGGTGGGTGGAATGCTTTTCTTTGTGCTTATTTTTCGCCCTGTGTATAAAGATAAAGAACTTTCGGATGTGAAAACTCTGCTACTACTTAAGATAGCGTTACAATTTAGAAAACTTTCTTATTATGTATTTATAATATTAATCTGTTCAGGACTTAGTATTGCGTATCTGAAGGGATATTTTGAGGTATATTCTCAGTTTTCTTACTGGGTATCAGCTCATGGAAGTATCTTTCTTGCGAAAATGATCTTGTTCATCCTCCTACTTTTAAGTTCAATCCTTCATGATTTTTTGATTGGTCCAACTGCATTTAAGGATATGGAGCAAGGGGTTAGATCAGATAGTAGGAGTAGGAAATATGCATCTATTTTTGGAAGGATCAATCTTCTGGTCTCTTTGTTGATTGCAGTTCTTGGGCTCGCGTATTCTAGAGGGTTTACCTTTTAG
- a CDS encoding c-type cytochrome, whose translation MKIIKNIIKFGKITPVLLGLIAFSYCGKEKPAEAESSVGSKGIGPVSSVTLGSIDDGMAQKGKQNFEAKCSACHKFEEKVVGPALKGVTERRAPEWIMNMILNPIEMTQKDPIAQELLAEHLTQMTFQNVQESEAREILEYLRKMDKK comes from the coding sequence ATGAAGATAATTAAGAATATCATAAAATTCGGTAAGATCACTCCGGTACTGTTAGGTTTAATCGCTTTCTCCTATTGTGGGAAAGAAAAACCGGCAGAAGCAGAGAGTTCTGTCGGAAGTAAAGGGATTGGGCCGGTCAGTTCTGTTACGTTAGGCTCTATTGATGACGGAATGGCTCAAAAAGGGAAACAGAACTTCGAGGCCAAATGTAGCGCCTGTCATAAATTCGAAGAGAAGGTTGTAGGACCTGCTTTAAAGGGAGTAACCGAGAGAAGAGCTCCTGAGTGGATCATGAATATGATCTTGAATCCTATAGAGATGACTCAAAAAGATCCAATCGCTCAAGAACTTCTCGCAGAACATTTGACCCAGATGACTTTCCAAAATGTACAAGAATCTGAGGCCAGAGAGATCCTAGAATATCTCAGAAAAATGGATAAGAAATAA
- a CDS encoding thiamine pyrophosphate-binding protein encodes MKKTGAELIVYALEQIGVKFTFGIPGVHNTELYDELNSSKDITPYLVTHECGAAFMADAISRTSTSIGTLVIVPAAGATHALSGIGEAYLDGIPMLIISGGVRTDTGRKFQLHQIDQSGFLKGITKKFFRVETHEEIIPIIFEAYEVATEDEAGPVFIEIPVNIQLFSGNVSYIPKFTPERNVWKIDEAALEKSYELLKNSSHPGIFVGWGAREATKELIELAELIGAPVATTLQGLSVFPGNHPLHTGMGFGAYSVPAGEAAFENCNCLLAIGTRFSEIPTGSFSMKVPENLIHIDVNPDVFSKNYPAKYELEGDAKHILGAILEKFHKDGFQEKGSEKMKSLIQKKKKEYEVEWEKHSVPDKVNPSLFFRELRKQMKEEDILVVDDGNHTFLAAELFPAIRSKTFISPSDFNSMGYCVPAAIGAKIANSDRNVVGIVGDGAFLMTGLELLTASTNSIGVVICVFYDGELSQISQGQQIPYSRKTCTILGELRLEGIANATGAAYLSLAKNEDIESVLKQAFRVANEGRPVIVDIKIDYSKATRFTKGVVQANLGRFPLGEKFRFIGRALWRKLTG; translated from the coding sequence ATGAAAAAGACCGGAGCAGAATTGATTGTATATGCCTTGGAGCAGATCGGAGTAAAATTTACTTTTGGAATACCTGGGGTTCATAATACCGAATTGTACGATGAATTAAATAGTTCGAAGGACATCACTCCCTATCTAGTCACCCATGAATGTGGAGCTGCGTTTATGGCTGACGCAATTAGTAGAACTTCTACTTCTATTGGAACTCTGGTGATTGTTCCTGCAGCAGGAGCGACTCACGCCTTAAGTGGCATAGGAGAAGCTTACTTGGATGGGATTCCAATGTTGATCATTTCAGGTGGAGTAAGAACGGATACTGGAAGAAAATTCCAATTACATCAAATTGATCAGTCTGGCTTTCTAAAAGGGATCACTAAAAAATTTTTCCGAGTTGAAACTCATGAAGAAATTATCCCGATCATATTCGAAGCCTACGAGGTGGCAACAGAGGATGAAGCCGGACCGGTTTTTATTGAAATTCCAGTAAACATACAATTATTTTCAGGAAATGTATCCTATATTCCAAAGTTCACTCCTGAACGAAATGTATGGAAAATTGATGAGGCAGCATTAGAAAAATCTTATGAACTTTTAAAAAATTCCTCGCATCCGGGAATTTTTGTCGGATGGGGAGCGAGAGAAGCAACTAAGGAATTAATCGAGCTTGCAGAACTGATCGGTGCACCTGTTGCAACCACCTTGCAAGGATTAAGTGTGTTTCCAGGGAATCACCCTCTTCACACTGGAATGGGGTTTGGTGCTTATTCTGTTCCAGCGGGAGAAGCCGCTTTCGAAAATTGTAATTGTTTATTGGCAATCGGAACAAGATTCTCTGAGATTCCTACCGGAAGTTTCAGCATGAAAGTGCCTGAAAATTTGATTCATATAGATGTGAATCCGGATGTATTTTCTAAGAACTATCCGGCTAAATATGAATTAGAAGGAGATGCGAAACATATATTGGGTGCAATATTAGAAAAGTTTCATAAGGACGGATTTCAGGAAAAAGGATCCGAAAAAATGAAATCTCTAATTCAAAAAAAGAAAAAAGAATACGAAGTTGAATGGGAAAAACATTCCGTTCCGGATAAGGTGAATCCTTCTCTTTTCTTTCGTGAGCTGCGTAAACAAATGAAAGAAGAAGATATCCTGGTTGTGGACGATGGGAATCATACTTTCTTGGCTGCTGAACTATTTCCAGCTATTCGCTCTAAAACTTTTATCTCTCCTAGCGATTTTAATTCCATGGGATATTGTGTGCCTGCTGCAATAGGAGCTAAGATTGCAAATTCGGATCGAAATGTAGTTGGTATTGTTGGTGACGGTGCATTTCTGATGACTGGGTTAGAATTACTTACTGCAAGTACAAATTCTATTGGGGTAGTGATCTGTGTGTTTTATGATGGAGAGCTAAGCCAAATCTCTCAAGGCCAGCAGATACCATATTCTCGCAAAACTTGCACCATTCTTGGAGAATTAAGATTAGAAGGTATAGCAAACGCGACGGGTGCAGCTTATCTTTCACTTGCGAAGAATGAGGACATAGAGTCTGTATTAAAACAGGCATTTCGTGTCGCAAACGAAGGTAGACCTGTTATAGTGGATATAAAGATAGATTATTCTAAGGCCACTCGATTTACCAAAGGAGTGGTCCAAGCAAATTTAGGCAGATTTCCTTTGGGTGAAAAATTCAGATTTATCGGTCGTGCTCTTTGGAGAAAGTTGACTGGTTGA
- a CDS encoding patatin-like phospholipase family protein, with the protein MELPKAKKGKRALLVEGGGMKGAFAGGVLHSLNCILPAKNFDLVLAVSSGACCAAYYATTPDPEPVSGDHTLSIWKYELAGKKLISVFHPLFGKPFLDQKYLIDYLFRKKYRILTENLGKKGLPELRIAVSNLRSRSVEYRKATKENLFDLLKAATSLPIATKGKYKVEGEYLSDAAILNPLPLQDLIQAGYKDITVVLNSPVQHSSPPLTSISRFLSFPLDRKLSKIMKFSHHTNYNTAREIASNPPKGVRIYTIAPESKLPVGLITTKQSRLEETVELGKEIGRKAAKFLKRKL; encoded by the coding sequence ATGGAACTTCCTAAAGCAAAAAAGGGAAAGCGGGCATTATTGGTAGAAGGAGGAGGAATGAAAGGAGCATTCGCTGGAGGAGTATTACATTCGCTCAATTGTATTCTACCTGCCAAAAATTTTGATCTAGTCTTGGCCGTCTCATCAGGAGCTTGTTGCGCAGCATATTATGCAACTACTCCTGATCCTGAACCTGTTTCAGGGGATCACACTCTTTCTATCTGGAAGTATGAACTTGCTGGTAAAAAATTGATCTCGGTCTTTCATCCTCTTTTTGGAAAACCATTCTTAGATCAGAAATATTTAATCGATTATCTATTCCGAAAAAAATATAGGATTTTAACTGAAAATTTAGGGAAAAAAGGTCTTCCTGAACTTAGAATTGCAGTAAGCAATCTTCGTTCCAGATCAGTGGAATACAGAAAAGCAACTAAAGAAAATCTTTTTGATCTACTGAAAGCAGCTACATCCCTTCCAATCGCAACAAAAGGGAAATATAAGGTTGAAGGCGAATATTTATCTGATGCAGCTATCTTAAATCCTCTGCCGTTACAAGATCTTATTCAGGCAGGATATAAGGATATAACAGTAGTATTAAATTCTCCAGTTCAACATTCTTCTCCTCCACTTACATCTATTAGTAGATTTTTATCTTTTCCTCTAGATCGAAAATTATCCAAGATCATGAAATTTTCTCATCATACGAATTATAATACAGCAAGAGAGATTGCTTCTAATCCTCCAAAAGGAGTCCGCATTTATACAATCGCACCTGAATCAAAACTTCCAGTCGGACTGATTACCACTAAACAATCCAGGCTAGAAGAAACAGTCGAACTAGGAAAAGAAATCGGAAGAAAGGCCGCTAAATTTTTAAAACGAAAACTATGA
- a CDS encoding nitrous oxide reductase family maturation protein NosD: protein MKKIIDLDLKNYLISFKYSRFIAMLYFFFCLSPFDIFSKELEVCKENCKFSSVQTAIDFSNSGDTIRIKKGIYQEGMISISKPLILEGSNSAILDGKKEKHVLDIRSNNVIIRGLSIRGGGVSDTSEYAGIHAEKVKSCLIENNEFEDNAYAIYLAEVEDCTVRGNTSSGNAINEVSGGNGIHLWSSKGIRIERNELRKHRDGIYLEFSSNLKIEENISHDNIRYGMHFMFSSDNDFRGNSFENNSAGVAVMYSKNILIENNRFENNWGDSSYGLLLKEISESILTKNSFIHNTVAIFADGCNRNYFTHNRLKDNGWGVRILGNSESNQFVQNEFKDNVFDISTNTKHSTNSFKENFWDNYDGYDLDLDTFGDIPHKPVHFFGYWVVVYPFLMVLYNSPVVNFLQAIEKAFPIVTPIDLEDPKPKMRSHV, encoded by the coding sequence ATGAAAAAGATCATTGATTTGGACCTCAAAAATTATCTGATCAGCTTTAAATATTCGCGATTTATTGCGATGTTATACTTCTTCTTTTGTCTAAGTCCTTTTGATATTTTTTCCAAAGAACTAGAAGTATGTAAGGAAAATTGTAAATTTTCTTCCGTTCAAACAGCAATTGATTTCTCAAATTCTGGAGATACTATCCGGATTAAAAAAGGGATCTACCAAGAAGGTATGATATCAATTTCGAAACCTTTGATTCTGGAAGGCTCCAATAGTGCCATCTTAGATGGCAAAAAGGAAAAACATGTATTGGATATCCGATCTAATAATGTTATAATTCGTGGACTTAGTATCAGAGGTGGTGGAGTCTCTGATACGTCAGAATATGCAGGAATACATGCAGAAAAAGTAAAGTCCTGTTTAATTGAAAATAATGAATTTGAGGACAATGCGTACGCAATCTATCTGGCAGAAGTAGAAGATTGTACTGTCCGAGGAAATACCTCTTCTGGAAATGCAATAAATGAAGTTTCCGGAGGGAACGGGATCCATCTCTGGTCTTCCAAAGGGATCAGGATAGAAAGGAATGAATTAAGAAAGCATAGAGATGGGATCTATCTGGAATTTTCAAGTAATCTTAAGATAGAGGAGAATATTTCGCACGATAATATTCGCTACGGAATGCACTTTATGTTTTCATCAGATAATGATTTTAGAGGAAACAGTTTTGAAAACAATTCTGCCGGTGTTGCGGTGATGTATAGTAAGAATATACTCATTGAAAACAATCGCTTCGAGAATAACTGGGGGGATAGTTCATACGGACTTTTATTAAAAGAAATCTCAGAGAGTATTCTTACGAAAAACTCATTCATTCACAATACCGTTGCGATCTTTGCAGATGGATGTAATCGCAATTATTTTACTCATAATAGGCTGAAAGATAATGGATGGGGTGTTAGAATATTAGGAAACAGCGAATCTAATCAATTTGTGCAGAACGAATTCAAGGATAATGTATTCGATATTAGTACGAATACAAAACATAGTACGAATTCGTTCAAAGAAAATTTTTGGGATAATTATGATGGTTATGATTTAGATCTGGATACATTCGGTGATATTCCTCATAAGCCTGTTCATTTTTTCGGATATTGGGTAGTGGTTTATCCTTTTCTAATGGTTCTTTACAATTCCCCTGTTGTTAACTTTTTGCAAGCAATCGAAAAGGCATTTCCAATTGTTACTCCAATAGATTTGGAGGACCCAAAACCAAAGATGAGGAGCCATGTATGA
- the nosZ gene encoding Sec-dependent nitrous-oxide reductase encodes MIFIGLGYGCKGGAATAALASDAAKRVYVAPGEKDEVYAFLSGGFSGQMSVYGIPSTRLFKIIPVFSVFPENGYGYDEETKNMLRTTHGYVPWDDSHHIEASMTDGKQDGRWLFLNANNTPRLARIDLKAFETKEIIEIPNSAGNHASPFATENTEYLMAATRFSVPIPQASVPIENFSKGDFKGTVTMVKVDPKSGRLSLELQIMVPGFDYDLSHCGKGKSHDWCFFTSYNSEQAYKMIEVGASKNDKDYILAFNWVRAKQCLDQGKASNFGGEYYRNYLPENQPAVSEKLSGVKMLQPKDCPGVMYYMPTPKSPHGTDVDPTGEYIVGGGKLATVIPVHSFSKLMEVKDKPEHRSGMIMDIPILKYESTLAGEVKKPCLGPLHTEFDGKGYAYTSCFVSSEVVKWELGTWEVEQHLPAYYSVGHLSIVGGSSKEPYGKYLIALNKITKDRYLPVGMELPQSAQLYDISGGKAELLSDFPTVGEPHYSQMIPAKLLMDKAAKIYPLEENKHPYAIKNEKDARVVREGNTVRVYMTQIRSHFKPDTIEVRSGDTVFFHVTNLEQDFDIPHGFAVSGAPEMPNLLIMPGQTRTFKWKAPKPGIYPFYCTDFCSALHQEMQQYIRVLP; translated from the coding sequence ATGATCTTCATCGGTCTTGGGTACGGATGTAAGGGTGGGGCCGCAACTGCTGCCCTAGCTTCCGATGCGGCGAAGCGTGTATATGTAGCGCCGGGAGAGAAGGATGAAGTCTATGCCTTCCTCTCTGGGGGATTCAGCGGTCAAATGTCGGTCTACGGAATTCCTTCTACTCGTTTATTCAAGATCATTCCGGTCTTCTCAGTTTTTCCTGAGAATGGTTATGGATATGACGAAGAAACTAAGAATATGCTTAGAACTACTCATGGATATGTTCCTTGGGATGATAGTCACCATATAGAAGCTTCCATGACTGATGGAAAACAAGATGGTCGTTGGTTGTTCTTAAATGCAAACAACACTCCTAGACTTGCTCGGATCGATTTAAAAGCTTTTGAAACAAAAGAGATCATTGAGATCCCGAACAGCGCAGGTAACCACGCATCTCCATTCGCTACTGAAAACACTGAGTATTTAATGGCAGCGACTAGGTTCTCTGTTCCAATTCCTCAGGCAAGTGTTCCTATAGAAAATTTTTCCAAAGGAGATTTTAAAGGAACGGTTACCATGGTGAAGGTAGATCCTAAATCAGGAAGACTTTCTTTGGAACTACAAATAATGGTTCCTGGTTTTGATTACGATCTATCACACTGCGGAAAAGGAAAGTCCCATGACTGGTGCTTCTTTACATCTTATAACTCTGAACAAGCATATAAGATGATAGAAGTAGGGGCCTCTAAGAATGATAAGGATTATATCTTAGCATTCAACTGGGTTCGTGCTAAACAATGTTTAGACCAAGGAAAGGCGTCTAACTTTGGCGGAGAATATTATAGAAATTATTTGCCGGAGAACCAACCTGCTGTTTCTGAAAAGTTAAGCGGAGTAAAAATGCTTCAACCTAAGGACTGCCCTGGAGTAATGTATTATATGCCAACTCCTAAGAGTCCACACGGAACAGACGTAGATCCTACCGGAGAATATATAGTGGGAGGAGGAAAACTCGCAACGGTTATTCCGGTTCACTCATTCTCTAAACTTATGGAAGTGAAGGATAAACCTGAACATAGATCTGGAATGATCATGGATATTCCAATCTTAAAATACGAATCCACTCTAGCTGGAGAAGTTAAAAAACCTTGTTTAGGTCCTTTACATACAGAGTTTGATGGAAAGGGGTATGCTTACACTTCTTGTTTCGTAAGTTCAGAAGTTGTAAAATGGGAATTGGGAACTTGGGAAGTGGAGCAACATCTTCCAGCTTACTATAGTGTTGGTCACCTTTCAATCGTAGGTGGTAGTTCGAAAGAACCTTATGGAAAATATCTAATCGCATTGAATAAGATCACTAAAGATAGATATCTTCCTGTCGGTATGGAATTACCTCAGAGTGCTCAGCTCTATGATATTTCCGGTGGAAAAGCAGAACTTCTTTCTGACTTCCCTACTGTAGGAGAACCTCACTATTCTCAAATGATCCCTGCAAAACTTCTAATGGATAAGGCTGCAAAAATTTATCCATTAGAAGAAAATAAACATCCTTATGCGATCAAGAATGAGAAGGACGCGAGAGTTGTTCGGGAAGGTAATACTGTCCGTGTTTATATGACACAGATACGTTCTCACTTCAAACCGGATACTATCGAAGTAAGAAGTGGGGATACTGTCTTCTTTCATGTGACTAACTTGGAACAAGACTTTGATATTCCACATGGTTTTGCAGTGAGTGGGGCGCCGGAGATGCCTAACCTTCTGATCATGCCGGGACAGACCAGGACTTTCAAATGGAAAGCGCCTAAGCCTGGAATATATCCTTTCTATTGCACTGATTTCTGTTCGGCTCTTCACCAAGAAATGCAGCAATATATAAGGGTGCTTCCTTAA
- a CDS encoding Crp/Fnr family transcriptional regulator, protein MGLMIFDEISKEEMLSIFSGGRKRVLKKDEFLFHQGDETDCLHLLTEGRLQIFKYDSSSNEITLNFFNPVSMIAELALINGIPFPASGRFVTDGAVLSLPFKELRERIKTDIPLNHLLIQSLFSKIQALNLSINRGMTMDSLQRVAHFLYYLPENQATLAHSQIASMLALRPETFSRALKQLKDQGIINPERGLIEVLKREELKNFF, encoded by the coding sequence ATGGGATTAATGATCTTCGATGAAATATCTAAAGAAGAGATGTTATCTATCTTTTCAGGTGGAAGAAAACGTGTCCTTAAAAAAGACGAATTCTTATTTCATCAAGGCGATGAGACTGATTGTTTACATCTTCTCACAGAAGGTAGACTGCAGATATTCAAATACGACTCGAGTTCTAACGAGATCACTCTGAATTTTTTTAATCCAGTTTCCATGATAGCCGAACTTGCACTTATTAACGGGATCCCATTTCCTGCTTCAGGTAGATTCGTAACAGATGGGGCAGTTCTTTCTCTTCCTTTTAAAGAATTGCGCGAAAGAATAAAAACAGACATCCCTTTAAATCATCTTTTAATCCAATCTTTGTTTAGTAAAATCCAAGCTTTAAATCTTTCCATTAATCGCGGAATGACCATGGATTCTCTCCAAAGAGTCGCTCATTTCCTGTATTATCTCCCTGAAAACCAAGCAACACTTGCTCATTCTCAGATCGCATCCATGCTTGCATTGAGGCCAGAAACTTTTTCCAGAGCCCTAAAACAACTCAAAGACCAAGGTATTATAAACCCGGAAAGAGGCTTAATAGAAGTTTTAAAGAGAGAAGAATTAAAAAACTTTTTCTAA